The genomic stretch GCTCAGCATGACAGAACAGCGGGCTGGTTTTTTCGAGGGTGGTGTTTCCCGTGAAACGTTAGAGGCAGAGGGGGCGTTTTTCGGGGACGCCGATGCGGCGTGGGAAGCGATCTGGGGTCGCTTGGAGTTTTCGGACGAGGATGATTCGGCGTTCGCCGTCGAGCGGGATCTCTTGCGCGACCTCGCCGCCTAACATGGGGGCGGCATCGGCCAGCGCGTTTCGTTCGCGGTCGTTCACGGTGCCGCGCTGCAGGATCGCGACGCCGCCGGGCGCGAGAAACGGGAGCAGCAACTCGACAACGGCCGGGGCCGACGAAACGGCGCGGGCGGTGCCGGTCGTGAAGCGGCCGCGCAGTTCGTGATCGTGCCCGGCCGTTTCGGCCCGGTGCGCGACGACCCGCCCCGGCAGTCCCAGGGCCGCCAGCATCTCCGTGAGGAACGCGGCCTTCTTGGCGGTCGACTCGATCATCGTCACGGGCACGCCGGTAGCAATCGCGAGCGGGATAGCCGGTAACCCTCCGCCCGAGCCGACGTCGACGAGGCTA from Candidatus Baltobacteraceae bacterium encodes the following:
- the rsmG gene encoding 16S rRNA (guanine(527)-N(7))-methyltransferase RsmG, which codes for MSIASELRQRLTGAGVAAILCDPLAAYGQALLETNRRMNLTGAESAEELLPHLLDSLSIASYVRDSLVDVGSGGGLPAIPLAIATGVPVTMIESTAKKAAFLTEMLAALGLPGRVVAHRAETAGHDHELRGRFTTGTARAVSSAPAVVELLLPFLAPGGVAILQRGTVNDRERNALADAAPMLGGEVAQEIPLDGERRIILVRKLQATPDRFPRRIGVPEKRPLCL